The Candidatus Polarisedimenticolia bacterium genome contains a region encoding:
- the miaA gene encoding tRNA (adenosine(37)-N6)-dimethylallyltransferase MiaA translates to MSSGAPPERPIAVVVMGPTASGKSEIATALARRLGGWILSVDSMAVYRGLDIGTSKPPAEVRREIPHRGLDLAEPGEDYSVGDFVRAADAALEEMRAAGVLPILVGGSGLYLRGILKGVSELPRRDAVVRRRLRELEEAEGTEALHRLLQRQDPASARRIAPTDRQRVARALELAASGVTDVVGKPRGEWLGPDRFPSVKIGLRRGREDLASRIRERAEGFLGAGMLEETRRLLARPGAPGNALKALGYRELAAHLRGECDLPAAREAMVRATLQYAKRQMTWFRKEQDVRWFDLEGPASAAAQRIGDYVAERIGDTSRG, encoded by the coding sequence TTGAGCTCCGGCGCGCCGCCGGAGCGGCCGATCGCCGTCGTTGTCATGGGTCCCACCGCTTCCGGGAAGAGCGAGATCGCGACGGCGCTCGCACGCCGTCTCGGGGGCTGGATTCTCAGCGTCGATTCGATGGCGGTCTATCGCGGGCTGGACATCGGCACGTCGAAGCCGCCCGCGGAGGTCCGCCGGGAGATCCCGCACCGCGGGCTGGATCTGGCCGAGCCGGGAGAAGATTACTCGGTCGGAGATTTCGTGCGCGCCGCGGATGCCGCTCTGGAGGAGATGCGCGCCGCCGGAGTGCTGCCGATCCTGGTGGGCGGGAGCGGCCTTTACCTGCGAGGGATCCTGAAGGGGGTGTCGGAGCTGCCGCGCCGCGACGCGGTGGTGCGGCGGCGGCTGCGGGAACTGGAGGAGGCCGAGGGGACGGAGGCGCTGCACCGGCTGCTGCAGCGGCAGGACCCGGCTTCAGCACGCCGCATCGCCCCGACCGACCGCCAGAGGGTGGCGCGCGCGCTGGAGCTGGCGGCCTCGGGCGTCACGGATGTCGTCGGCAAGCCGCGCGGCGAATGGCTGGGCCCCGATCGATTCCCCAGCGTCAAGATCGGGCTGCGGCGCGGGCGCGAGGATCTGGCGAGCCGGATCCGGGAGCGGGCGGAAGGGTTTCTCGGGGCGGGAATGCTGGAGGAGACGCGCCGTCTGCTGGCTCGACCCGGTGCGCCGGGAAACGCCCTGAAGGCGCTCGGCTACCGCGAGCTGGCGGCGCACCTGCGCGGGGAGTGCGACCTGCCGGCGGCCCGTGAGGCGATGGTTCGGGCGACCCTGCAGTACGCCAAGCGCCAGATGACCTGGTTCCGCAAGGAGCAGGACGTGCGCTGGTTCGACCTGGAGGGCCCGGCCTCCGCGGCGGCGCAGCGCATCGGCGATTACGTGGCCGAGCGCATCGGAGATACGAGCCGGGGTTAG
- the hfq gene encoding RNA chaperone Hfq, with protein sequence MDREDSLNIQNDFFNQARKEKSRVLVFLNSGRKITGRIKSFDKFTVILESSQGEQMIFKHAIATVSSSKTFGNFIKFDPASGRPKEGPRDAPAPEGGASDEGPLPE encoded by the coding sequence ATGGACCGAGAAGACTCGCTGAACATCCAGAACGACTTTTTCAATCAGGCCCGCAAGGAGAAATCGCGCGTCCTGGTGTTTCTCAACAGCGGCAGGAAGATCACCGGGCGCATCAAGAGCTTCGACAAGTTCACCGTAATCCTGGAGAGCTCCCAGGGGGAGCAGATGATCTTCAAGCACGCCATCGCCACGGTGAGCAGCAGCAAAACGTTCGGAAACTTCATCAAGTTCGATCCCGCCTCCGGGCGGCCCAAGGAAGGTCCGCGGGACGCGCCGGCACCGGAAGGGGGCGCGTCGGACGAAGGCCCGCTTCCCGAGTAG
- a CDS encoding CDP-alcohol phosphatidyltransferase family protein: protein MGFTAANVVTIGRMILVPAFIILVVSNQPGWAFGVFAAAGISDALDGFVARRFGRSALGAFLDPLADKLLITAALVVLSLPDHPASFPEFTLQNRFPILLTILTISRDVLIVLIALGIHLATGLTRFPPTVYGKITTAVQVATVSVILLYNTLGVRSEVVVPGMILLTLGCTLFSGLHYVPHAARLAATASASER, encoded by the coding sequence TTGGGATTCACCGCTGCGAACGTCGTCACCATCGGCCGGATGATTCTGGTCCCCGCCTTCATCATCCTGGTGGTGTCCAACCAGCCGGGCTGGGCCTTCGGGGTCTTCGCCGCGGCGGGCATCAGCGACGCGCTGGACGGCTTCGTGGCCCGGCGCTTCGGGCGGAGCGCGCTGGGGGCCTTCCTGGATCCGCTGGCCGACAAGCTCCTGATCACGGCCGCCCTGGTGGTTCTGTCGCTTCCCGACCATCCGGCCAGCTTTCCCGAGTTCACCCTGCAGAACCGCTTCCCGATACTCCTGACGATCCTGACGATCAGCCGGGACGTCCTGATCGTTCTGATCGCGCTCGGCATCCATCTCGCCACCGGGCTCACTCGCTTCCCGCCGACGGTGTACGGCAAGATCACCACGGCGGTACAGGTCGCCACCGTGTCGGTCATCCTGCTCTACAACACCCTCGGGGTGCGCTCCGAGGTGGTCGTGCCCGGCATGATCCTGCTGACCCTGGGGTGCACGCTGTTCTCGGGGCTGCATTACGTGCCGCATGCGGCGCGGCTGGCAGCCACCGCCTCGGCTTCCGAGCGCTAG
- a CDS encoding serine/threonine-protein kinase, producing the protein MALIRCPYCRSTQELPTSRSAATCASCGREFPLLAGTTDATQRIDSPRGAALPEPAPLPAAPATLGPYEIRGLIGAGGMGIVYQGWDVRLNRAVAVKTLKPELAKEPGFCERFLREARAVAALSHPNVTQIYDIGEAEGRPFFAMEYLEGRPLDALLKEEGKLAPARASDLIRQAAVGLKAAAARGIIHRDIKPSNLVVTREGVVKVTDFGLAKMVVADSGLTLTGEVLGSPNYLAPEQASGAPADLRSDIYSLGATLYELVTGRPPFDGPTPVSIILKHVREPLRSPRQFSPDLPVPLVTLTQRMLAKRPEDRPKDYDTLIRELDRLLAPIGLPTPPARPARPEAAMPPGAGSWSGVWILLPIVALGVIALWGFLRQSHGETRLAPDAPPLEASILKATSGAASPLPREEAETGGSGTKILSTSAEVYSPQGQSHPRAIEMAPRLERLREIARANLQFVENSHEITLDGRLKVKGSVYNAGMGPAADIKVRITLTDASGEVVATSEAPLSPPFLSSQQAGTYEALFPDPRRNINIKAELSWSS; encoded by the coding sequence ATGGCCCTCATCCGCTGCCCCTACTGCCGCAGCACCCAGGAGCTTCCGACCTCCCGGAGTGCGGCAACCTGCGCCTCCTGCGGGCGCGAGTTTCCGCTGCTCGCCGGCACGACCGATGCGACGCAGCGCATCGACTCCCCGCGCGGCGCGGCTCTCCCGGAGCCGGCTCCTCTTCCGGCGGCCCCGGCCACTCTGGGGCCTTACGAGATCCGCGGCCTGATCGGCGCCGGCGGAATGGGCATCGTCTATCAAGGCTGGGACGTTCGGCTGAACCGCGCCGTGGCGGTGAAGACCCTCAAGCCGGAGCTGGCCAAGGAGCCGGGGTTCTGCGAGCGCTTCCTGCGCGAGGCGCGGGCGGTCGCCGCCCTCTCGCATCCCAATGTGACGCAGATCTACGACATCGGTGAAGCCGAAGGGCGCCCTTTCTTCGCGATGGAGTATCTCGAAGGGCGGCCGCTGGACGCCCTCCTCAAGGAAGAAGGGAAGCTCGCCCCGGCGCGGGCGTCCGATCTCATCCGCCAGGCGGCGGTCGGCCTGAAAGCGGCCGCGGCCCGCGGCATCATTCATCGTGACATCAAGCCGAGCAACCTGGTGGTGACGCGCGAGGGGGTCGTCAAGGTTACCGACTTCGGCCTGGCCAAGATGGTCGTGGCCGACTCCGGGCTGACGCTGACCGGAGAGGTCCTCGGATCGCCGAACTACCTGGCCCCCGAGCAGGCTTCCGGCGCTCCCGCCGATTTGCGCTCCGACATCTACTCGCTGGGGGCCACGCTGTACGAGCTGGTCACCGGGCGTCCCCCCTTCGACGGCCCCACTCCCGTGTCGATCATCCTGAAGCATGTGCGCGAGCCGCTCCGCTCGCCGCGGCAGTTCAGTCCCGATCTCCCCGTTCCTCTGGTCACGCTGACCCAAAGGATGCTGGCCAAGCGCCCGGAAGATCGGCCGAAGGACTACGATACGCTGATCCGCGAGCTCGACCGGCTGCTCGCGCCCATCGGCCTCCCGACGCCCCCGGCGCGCCCGGCCAGGCCCGAGGCGGCGATGCCACCCGGGGCCGGCTCCTGGTCGGGGGTCTGGATTCTTCTGCCGATCGTCGCTCTTGGGGTGATCGCCCTGTGGGGTTTCCTGCGGCAATCGCACGGCGAGACGCGTTTGGCACCCGACGCGCCGCCGCTGGAAGCCTCCATCCTGAAGGCCACGTCTGGCGCGGCTTCCCCCCTCCCGCGGGAGGAAGCCGAGACCGGCGGCAGCGGCACGAAGATCCTTTCCACCAGCGCCGAGGTCTACTCACCCCAAGGACAGAGCCACCCGCGCGCCATCGAGATGGCGCCACGCCTCGAGCGGCTGCGCGAGATTGCGCGCGCCAACCTGCAATTCGTGGAGAACAGCCACGAAATCACGCTCGACGGCAGGCTGAAGGTGAAGGGCTCGGTCTACAACGCCGGGATGGGGCCGGCTGCCGACATCAAGGTCAGGATCACGCTCACCGATGCTTCGGGTGAGGTCGTCGCCACTTCCGAGGCGCCGCTCTCTCCTCCTTTCCTCTCCTCCCAGCAGGCCGGCACCTATGAGGCGCTCTTTCCCGATCCCCGCCGCAACATCAACATCAAGGCCGAGCTGAGCTGGAGCTCCTGA